The Leclercia adecarboxylata region GTATGTCTTTATCCACGGCCCGCAGCACCCCGATGCCCACTGGCAATACGATTTTCACCATCGTCAGGGGGTGATTGCAGAGCGCGGGCAGGTGAGCAATCTCGATGCGATGGATATCACCGCGCCGTTTACTCCCGGCGCCCTGCGCGGCGGCAGCCATGTTCATGTCTATAGCCCGGACGGGCAGTTCGTCAGCTTTACCTATAACGACCATGTATTGCACGAGTCCGATCCGACGCTGGATTTACGCAACGTGGGCGTGGCCGCGCCTTTTGGTCCGGTGACGCCTGCGGGCCACCATCCGCGGGAATATGCCGGAACGCACTGGAGTGTGCTGGTGAGCCGCACCACCCCCGCGCCACAGCCGGGCAGCGATGAGATCAACCGCGCCTACGAAGAGGGCTGGGTCGGTAATCACCGCCTGGCTTTTATCGGCGATACCCTTTCCACAAGCGGCGTCAAAGTGCCGGAGCTGTTTATCGTCGATCTGCCCAAAGACGAGCAGGGCTGGAAGCAGGCGGGCGATTTACCGCTTCAGGGGACAGGGGATCTTATGCCTGCACCGCCTGCCGGGGTGATGCAGCGCCGGTTAACCTTTACCCACGGCAACCGCTATCCGGGGTTGGTAAACGTGCCGCGCCACTGGGTGCGCAGCAACCCACAGGCGACGCAAATTGCCTTTCTGATGCGGGATGACAAGGGTGTGGTGCAGCTGTGGTTGATTACGCCGGACGGGGGAGAGCTTCGTCAGCTGACGCATAACGCCAGCGATATTCAGTCAGCCTTTAACTGGCATCCGGCGGGCCATTCGCTGGGATTTGTGCTGGAGGATCGCATTGCGACCTGTGATGCGGTGTCCGGTGCGGTGACGTTTTTGACGTCCGATCACGGCAATCCGCCGTCGGGCGATGCGGTGGTTTACTCCCCGGATGGGCACACTATCGCCTGGATGGAAGAGACTGGCGGTTTCCGGCAGCTGTGGGTAACAGAGACCGGACGTTAATCAGCGAGCGGGCATCCCGGCGGGCGGGATCACGGCGTTGGTTGCCAGCGTCTCCTGCTCGCTCTGCTCCACGCGGGAGCGAACCGAATTATCGGTGCGGAAGAGGTCCCACGGCAGCAGCAGGGTATCAACAACTGCGGTAAACGGCATATCCAGCACTACCAGGGATTTGGTCCCCCAGTTGGTGTCGTCATCGGCCAGCATGTTCGCGCTGGCCCGCGTTCCGGGATACGTTCCTTCTTTACCGCCGGTGTGAGACATCACGCTCGAACATCCGCAAAGCACAACCACCGCGCCGAACGTCGTCAGCTTTATCAGAACATTTTTCATCATCAGTCAGTCATCATCAATGGCCCGAAAGAGACCTGCAACGGGGTTTATAACGGGCCATTGTCAAAATGAATAGTTGAAAAGTACCGCTCTGTGGCACCTATCGCATTTTAACCTTACGTGCTGTGGACTCAGTCTATTCCAGTACTCGCAAAGTGCAAAAAATTCTCGCAACGACACGCTTGAAAAGACCGCAAGCGGACCCATTTTAAGAGTGTATCAATGAACAAACGTGCCTGAGGGGCGTTTGTGATACTCCCAGCCTGTCCACGGTGGAAGGCGACAATTCTTGCTGATTTCAGGAGTGTTAACTGTATGCGTAACTTTGATCTCTCTCCGCTTTACCGTTCAGCCATTGGCTTCGATCGTCTGTTCAATCATTTAGAAAACAACCAAAGCCAGAGCAATGGCTACCCTCCATACAATGTTGAGCTGGTTGACGAAAACCACTACCGCATTGCGATTGCCGTGGCCGGTTTCGCTGAAAGCGAACTGGAGATCACAGCCCAGGATAACCTGCTGGTGGTGAAAGGCGCTCATGCGGGCGAGCAGAAAGAGCGTACCTACCTGTATCAGGGCATCGCGGAGCGTAACTTCGAGCGTAAATTCCAGTTAGCTGAGAATATTCACGTTCACGGCGCGAACCTGGTTAACGGCCTGCTGTATATCGATCTGGAACGCGTGATTCCGGAAGCGAAAAAACCGCGCCGTATCGAAATTAATTAATTTTCCGGGTCGCCGCTGCGGCCCAACGATAAATGCTTGCCGATATCGGGAGCATATGTGAATCCGTCAGGATTTGCAGGAACAAATGTGTACAAAAATAAATTGTACCCAACTCGCTTCTCAGAAGAAGATTTAGTATGCGTAACTACGATTTATCCCCCCTGCTG contains the following coding sequences:
- a CDS encoding YceK/YidQ family lipoprotein produces the protein MMKNVLIKLTTFGAVVVLCGCSSVMSHTGGKEGTYPGTRASANMLADDDTNWGTKSLVVLDMPFTAVVDTLLLPWDLFRTDNSVRSRVEQSEQETLATNAVIPPAGMPAR
- a CDS encoding DUF3748 domain-containing protein — its product is MKQITFAPRNHQLTNTRTWTADSAWLAFDVRPSGASFTGETIERVNVKTGEVEVIYRASNGAHVGVVTVHPTDDKYVFIHGPQHPDAHWQYDFHHRQGVIAERGQVSNLDAMDITAPFTPGALRGGSHVHVYSPDGQFVSFTYNDHVLHESDPTLDLRNVGVAAPFGPVTPAGHHPREYAGTHWSVLVSRTTPAPQPGSDEINRAYEEGWVGNHRLAFIGDTLSTSGVKVPELFIVDLPKDEQGWKQAGDLPLQGTGDLMPAPPAGVMQRRLTFTHGNRYPGLVNVPRHWVRSNPQATQIAFLMRDDKGVVQLWLITPDGGELRQLTHNASDIQSAFNWHPAGHSLGFVLEDRIATCDAVSGAVTFLTSDHGNPPSGDAVVYSPDGHTIAWMEETGGFRQLWVTETGR
- the ibpA gene encoding small heat shock chaperone IbpA, with translation MRNFDLSPLYRSAIGFDRLFNHLENNQSQSNGYPPYNVELVDENHYRIAIAVAGFAESELEITAQDNLLVVKGAHAGEQKERTYLYQGIAERNFERKFQLAENIHVHGANLVNGLLYIDLERVIPEAKKPRRIEIN